The sequence below is a genomic window from Anaerocolumna chitinilytica.
AAAGTTCCTGTCTGATGGTTAGCAGTACGGTATTGCTTATCTTTGCCATAATAAACATACGCAGTTTTACTAGCAGGATGTATGTAATATTCAATACGGCGGCAAAAAGACCGAGCTTTATGAGTCCGTTTACATCTTTACCGGCGATATTTACATTGATGGCATGCTCTATTATGAGAGGGTTTATAAGACTGATTGCCACAGTCCCGCCCATAATAAGCAGCACAGCAAGGATTTCTCTCTTATAGGACAGCAGGTATCGAAATAGCCTTAAGAGAGTATTTACTTTACTGGAGCCGTTAAGATTCTCGTCGGCTCTTACAGAATTTACTGACATTCGTGTTCCTCCTTTTAAGGAATTATAAAAATATGTTTTATACGGCCACTGAAGTGGCTTCTAGGTATTCACCGTACTGTGCCATAAAGGTATCATAATAGAGGCCCTTTTTCTCAAGGAGGCTTTCATGGGTTCCTCTCTCAGCTATGGAACCATTCTCAAGGAAAATGATTTCGTCTGCATTTCTAACCGCTGATATACGGTGAGCAATGATGATCTTTGTGGTATCGGATAACTCGTTAAGGTTCTTTTGGATTAAATGTTCTGTTTCCATATCCAAGGCAGAAGTGGAATCGTCCAGTATAAGAACAGGAGTATCCTTTGATAAGGCTCTTGCAATACTGATACGCTGCTTCTGTCCGCCGGAGAGTCCCACACCCCTTTCGCCGATTACAGTATCGTATTTCTCATCCATTTTTTCTATAAATTCAGCAGCCTGGGCTTTTTCAATGGAATTTAATACGTCCTGCTCAGTAATAAGGGAGCGCTTTCCCATCTTAACATTTTCATTAACGGTATCAGAGAACAGGAATACATCCTGCATAACGAGAGACATGTTCTTTCGAAGGTCCTTTAAGGATAAATCCTTTACATTAATGCCATCTAACTTAATAGTACCCTCCGTTGTTTCATAAAAACGCTGCAGCAGATTAATAACAGAGGTCTTTCCGGAACCGGTAGCTCCCATAATACCAAGAGTTTTACCGGGATTTATGTGAAAACTTACATTTTTGAGTATTGGTGTTTCATTTACTGTGAAGGATACATTTTCAAAAGTAATTTCTCCGGAGGCTTTATCAAGGGGAATAGCATCTTCTTTGGAAACAACAGTAGGCTGTTCCTTCATTATTTTATTAATTCTCTTCGTAGAGGCAGCCGCAGAAGCCAGATCGTTAAAAAGCCAGCCTATTAATTCCATTGGCCATACAATGTTGTTGGCATATTCTGCAAAGGCACCTAAGGTACCAAGAGTAATGTCATTTCGTATTACGAGGAAACCTCCGGCTACGATTACAGTTACCGGCAGAAGTCTTGTTATAAACTGAAAATAAGGATTATACTTGATTAGTATTTTTGACTGTCTCATATTCAAGTCGTAATACCTTTTGTTATGGGATAAAAATTTTGTTATTTCGAATTTCTCTCTTGCAAATGCCTTAACGGTCCTTACGCCGGCCAGATTTTCCTGGGCTACCAGATTCAGCTTTGCATTCTCTTCACTGATTTCTTCATATACATTATCCAATTTCTTTTCCATCTTAATTGCTATAAAAGCAACGATAGGCATTACAATAAGCGGTATCAGAGTAAGCAGCGGACTCAGGGAAAACATACTGTAGAGTACCAGAACTACCTGAATTACAACCTCTATTACCAACATACCGATGAATCCTACGCCGGACCATACCTTATCTACATCGTCCTTTAAACGTGACATCAATTCGCCGGTGTTGTTCTTATCGAAGTAATCAAGGGATAAACTTTGAACGTGATTGAAAAGTTTTCTTCGTACATCTGCTCCTATTTTAGAGCTGACAGAATCAAAAAGAAGTTCTTTTAAGTAATTAAAGATAGCTCTGCCTGCTCCTATTATAAGAATAATTACTAAGAATCTTGTAAGCAGGTTTACCTTCCCACCGACAATAACATCATCGATTATGTGTTTTAATATACGCGGGGAGAGCATATCCAACCCCACACTTGTAATCATACACACAATAGCAATGGTGTATAAATACCAGTATTTTTTTATGTAACTTGATATTTTCATAAATCCTCCTCCCTATCCGGGGACAAAAAAATAGCCGTGGTTTATTACCACGGCGACAAAAATCCATTTATAGTTTATGTGTAGATTGGCATAATACGGCTACACTATATAAAAGAATTAAAGGTTGAGGTAATAAAAGATAACTTGTGTTTGTTGTTTGCTGCAGCGCTAAATCCGTTAGTCATGGTTTTTTACCTCACTTTCTTTTATAATCTTTAGATATTATACCACATTAGTAATATTTGTCAACCTAAAATTACTGGAAATTCATATATTTTTTTAATTAATATAAATATAGCTATAAATAGTGTACGAGCAATAAAAAATGAATAAAAAAATGAATTACAAATAAGAAATTTTGTAATATATGTTGTTGACAGTAAATCATAGAAAGAGTATTATCTCATTGTAGATTTTAAATGTCCATAATGGATAACAAACATCATTAAAGAAAGTAAGGAGATGAGAAAATGAAATTAACCAGAGGAATCGAGCAGGCGGTTTGTATTATTGCATTATTAGCAACTCAGGACAAAAGCATACCGGTAGCGTCAGAGGAAATTCATAAACGTCTGAAAGGTTCCCTGACTTATACGAAAAAAATTATACGTAAATTGGTTGTAGCAAAAATGGTTAATTCGGTATCTGGTAACAACGGGGGATTTACACTGGCAAAAAAGACCGATGAAATAAACCTTCTGGATATAGTGGAAGCCTTAGAAGGTAAGATTGAGACTTATCCTGATTCAGGTCTTATCGATAAGGTTTTCGAAGATAAACAGATTCTGGCCAACCAGGGAACGGTTGTTATGAGAAATGCCTTTGCAGAAGCGGATATGTTATATCGAGAAACATTGAGAGCAAAGACAGTAAACCAGTTACTGGAAGAGACATTAGGCAGCAGACCAATAAGGCCCGTCAACTGGAATCAGGCTGATGAAGGCCGGGAGTTATTGATAAGAAAGGTGATGAAAAGTATTCATGGAAATGATAAAGACAGAATGGAAAAAGATTAGTGCTAATAAATTATTATTAATTTCAGTTATTGTTATAAGTTGTATTCCGCTTATTTATGCTTCTTTTTTCTTAAAATCATTGTGGGATCCCTACGGCAAGACAGAGAATCTTCCTATTGCAGTTGTAAATGAGGATAAATCCGTAGACTTCGAGGGTCAGACCTTATCCGTGGGAAATGATATTATTGAGGAATTAAAGAATGATAACAGCCTGGATTGGAATTTTGTAGACAGTAAAAAAGCCCAAAAGGGTTTAAAAGACAGCAAGTATTATATGATCGTAACATTTCCGGAGAATTTCTCTGAAAATGCTTCAACGGTACTTTCCGATAATCCGACTCAAATGGTAATTAGCTATGAAACCAATGGTGGTATCAACTATTTGGGTGAGGTATTCAGCGAACAGGCTATTAAAGAATTGCAGAATAAGGTATCTGAAAAAGTAACAAAGGCCTATGTAAGTGCTATCTTCGATAAAGTAGAAGACATGGGAGGAAGCATTACAGAGGCAGCCGATGCATCCGCTCAGATTAAAGATGGTGCAGATAAGATAAAAGACGGCAATGAAGAGCTTTATAAGAATCTTGATAAATTATCCAAGGCAAGTCTTACCTTCAGTGACGGAACAGATTCCTTAAGCCTTGGTTTAAGTACTTACCTGAACGGAGTGCTGACAGCCAGTGACGGAGCAGGAAAATTAAAAGACGGCTTGGCAAAATACCAGGCAGGGGTTAAGACTTATACGGACGGGGTGAAACAGGCTGCACAGGGAGCCAGCACACTGAACAAGAACTCCGAAGATTTAAAGAAGGGTGCAAAGCTTGTCTCAGAAGGTGTTTCCGAGCTTAACAGCAAGCTTGGTACTACCATTGGTTCTTTAGGCGGAAATAATGATGGAATCAAGCAACTGGCTGATGGTATGACAGCAGTTAACAGTGCGGTTTCAACATTGGATAATGGTGCAAAGACACTGGCAGCCGGAATTCCTACGAAAGACCAGGTTAGTAGTGTATCAAAATATCTGGACATCAACACCTTCAGTCAATTACCAAAAGAACAACAGGCCGTTGTTTTACAAACCGCAGCTAAACTTTTAGGGGGATATACTACAATTGGCGCTGGGGTTGGCCAGTTATCCGGAGGCCTTGATGCTCTTGCAAAACAAACACCTGCCCTGGCAGCAGGTACTACTCAGGTATATAATACACTTGGAGCAGTAGCACAACAGGCGCCTGCGCTTTCACAGGGCCTTGCTAAACTGGATGCCGGTGCAAAGAGTTTAAACACAGGAGTAAATTCCTATACAGCAGGAGTATTACAGCTATCCCAAGGCTTAAATCAGTTAAATGCGAAAGCCGGTGACTTAAACGGAGGTATCAGCCAGATTACGGAAGGATCCACCAGCCTGGCAGCAGGACTTAATACCCTAACACAGAATAACAGCAAGCTTTCAACCGGTATGGACCAGATTAAAAAAGGTGCAGAAGATATTCACGATGGTGCAGCAAAGTTAGCGGATGGTTCCAAAAAGTTAGGGGATGGACTTACCGATCTTTCTGATGGTGCCGGAAAGTTAAATGACGGACTGCAGGAAGGTGCAGACACCATCAAATCCTTTGATGCCTCAGATGCTACCATTGATATGATTGCAGCACCCAGTACTTTAAGTGAGACTAAATACTCTGATGTACCTAATTATGGTCATGCACTGGCACCTTATGTATTATCCTTATCTTTATATGTAGGATGTATGCTTTTCAATTTTATCTATCCTATCAGAAAAGTTGCCTTAAAAGGCAAGCCGGTAGTACAATGGTGGCTTTCCAAGCTTTCCGTTGGTATTGCAGCTGCAACACTTATGGCTGTGATAGAAGCAGGAGTTATGCATCTTATAGGAGTAGATACCATATCCACCGGAAGTTATTTTGTAACAGCTTTATTATCTGCTTATGCATATATGCTTTTAATCATGTTTTTATCTGTTGCTTTTGATAACCCGGGACGTTTTGTAGCTATGGTACTTCTGGTACTCCAGCTCTCCGGTGCAGGCGGCACGTTCCCTATGCAGTTAACATTTAAGTTCTATCAGGTAATCCATCCGTTCTTACCAATGTCCTATTCCATCTATAGTTTCCGCCAGTCTATCAGCGGAGGATTAGGAAATCACGTTCTTGCATCCAGCATGATCGTATTGGCAATGATAGCAGTAATTTCCGCTCTTCTTTTACTGGTTTCTATGACAATATTAAAGAAAATAAGCAAGGACGGAGTATCTCAATTAGATGATAATCAGAAACTGATGGATACAGATTATTCTTACGCAGATTCTTCACTGTAAACAAATGATTTGACAACATTTTTATTTTATTATAGAATGACAGATAGCCGGTGGGTAATACAATTATGTATCACTTACCGGTTTTTTGTGAGCGGATTGTATATCATTCAGTTTGTTATAAAAACATGTAAAAAAGATAAAGTTTTTATTAATTTTCACTATATTCAAAGAATGTTCATAATTCTGTGCTATAATGAACTCGATTGGTGAAATAGAGAGTGAACATATTTTCCAAAAAAATTAGACATGGATTTTCCTTGTTTAAGGAGGATAGAAATGGATTTACCTATTTTTTACAGTGAAGAAGATGAATGGAAGAAAGTTATGTTGATGTATGACTCTGCATTACGGGAAGTCAGCACCAAGTTGGAAATACTAAATAATGAGTTTAAATTAAACCATCAATATAACCCGATAGAGCATATTACTTCCAGATTAAAATCTCCTCAAAGTATCGCAAAGAAATTACAGCACAATAACAGGGAAATAACAGTAGAAAACATTGTTAAATATATAAATGACGTTGCAGGAATACGTATTATTTGTTCTTTTACTTCCGATATCTACCGAATTGCAGATCTGATTGCAGCACAAAGTGATGTAAATGTATTAAAGGTAAAAGATTATATTACCTGTCCTAAGCCAAATGGCTATACCAGCTATCATATGATTATATCGGTTCCCATCTTTCTCTCGGATACAATGTTAAATGTAAAGGTTGAGATACAGATAAGAACCATTGCAATGGATTTCTGGGCAAGCTTAGAGCATAAGATTTACTACAAATTTGAAGGAAATGCACCGGAGAGAATTCGGAAAGAATTAAAGGAATGCGCGGAAATCGTATCTTTCCTTGACCATAAGATGCTTTCGTTGAACGAAGAAATCAAACTCTATAATCCGGACAGTGAATTGGAGCATTACAGAGAAGTATTGTCTGAATCTTTTCAAAGTACCATAAGAGAATCCTATGGCACGATAATTGAGGAAGAAGAGATTGTACAGGTAGTAAAAGAAGTTAAAATAGTTGAGGAAAGTGCTGACACCGAGGAAAGTTCCAAACAACAGGAAGAAAGTCTAAACAGTAAACAGGATGGATGGCAGGAGGAAGGTCAGACCGAGGAACAGGAAAAGAAGCAGGGGAGACCGGAATCATTAGCTGATGCTCTCGAAATGGTGGAAGAGGCGAAGGAAAAGAATAAATTTTTCCGCTTTTTTAAGCGTAATATTATTAATGAAGAAATGGATAAGATGTAGTTTAAATACATTATAATCTTCATAAAAAACAGCGTAATATCCTTGGTAAACAGAAGGATATTACGCTGCTTTTTTTGTTACTTATCTTTTGTATAAACATACTTATTATTTATCAGGAAAGCTTAAATTTCGATAGAAGAGCACCAAGGCCGGTGGATGCCTCTTCACCGGAGGTGTATTCAAAAGGAGCTTCTTCTACCGTTTCAGATACCTCGGCCTTCTCTTCCACAGCTTTTATGCTGAGGCTGATCTTACCGTCTTTGACATCTATAATCTTAACGGTCACTTCCTGACCTTCCTTTAAGACTTCACCGGGGGTCTTAAGGCGTTTATTCGCTATCTGGGAAATATGAAGAAGACCAGACAAACCATTTCCGAGGTTAACAAAAGCACCATAGGGAGCTAATTTCTCTACCGTTCCTTTGGTTATCTGGCCTACCGGCACATGGGAAATTTTATTGAGTTTTTCCTTAGCGGCAAGATCTTTTTCAATTTCTTTTGCGGAAAGAATCAGTTTCGATTTCTCTTCTTCCACCGTAATTACCTGGACATCAATCTCTTTATTAACCCAGGCATTGAGATCTTCCACATAAGTTAAAGATAATTGAGAGGCCGGTATAAAAGCGCGGATTCCAAGGAGATAAGTGGTTACACCTCCATTAACGGCCTGTGCTATTTTTACTCTTAATACATCTTTGTTATCCCTATAGCCTTTTAAGGTTTCCCAAGAGAGAATACCATCAGCATCTTTTTTGGAGAGAAGGATATTTCCTTTTCCGTCATCTTCTCTGATAACTACTGCAGAAACCTCTTCTCCCATTGTTACATCTGCTTTAATTGAGAACCTGGGATCATTACTAAGTTCTTCCAAGGGGATAATTCCCTCTGCGTAGTACCCTAAATCTACAGTAACCTCAGTATCAGAAATACCAATAACGGTTCCCTTAACCAGTGTCCCTTCTTCTATTTTGTGCATGGACTTACTTATTTGGTCCTCGAATTCCTTCATAGAAGGGATAATCTCTTCCGGAGCAGCTGCTTTGGCAGTTTCGGCATCAGCAGTTATTTCTTCGGTTACTGTATCAAATTCCTCGTTCATTGTATAGCTCCTTCCTAATTATAGTATTTATAAACAGTATAGCTTATAGTCAGTATATAGGCAAGCCCGTTATCTGTTATCCTTACAGCGGTTACACAATCTGCCGCTTTTGATTTTAGCACCGCACCTTTCACAAGTAAACCAGGCGTCCCTGGAGTCATCAGAAAATTCCAAGCGCTCTTCTCTGATCCATTCAAACAGTCTTTTCGGAGGGACGTCCATTGCCAGGGATATATCTGATATGGTTGCTTTCCGATGGGTTATTATATACTCCTTTACCTTGTCAAAGAGTTCTAATTCTGAGTTTATACTTTTGGTAACATTCGTATTAGAAAGTTCTTCTTCTGGTTTATCAGGTTCTTTATGGGATAGATTCTTAAGGCAGTCAGGGCATATTTCAGGTCCATAAATATACTGAAATAGTCTTTTGCAGTTTTTACATACTTTCAATTCCATGTTGTTCATCCTTTGTTTTAAGAAGAGCTATGATGAATTACGAAAGGCGTAATTCATACAAGTGCCTGCGATATCCTCAGTGCAAACTCGAGGCATGTGAAAAGGGCAAGGTAGTCAACGAAATACGAAAAGCGTAATTCATAAACCAGTTTGAAAAGGACAAGCTTTAATTAAATAATTAAATCAGTTTCCTGTAGGTATAGTTTATAAGAGTTACAGGCAGAAAGCAAGGATATATTTACCGAAGGGGTATAGGAGGGCAGCAATAGAGGTAAAATTTATATGAAAGTCCTCTTTAGCAGCAGGGGTGACGCGTTAAAATAAGGCTGCCTCTTGCAATGGCAGGTATTTTAAGATAAAATTATAAATCAAATACAAGTTAATAATAGCAAATTGCCAATACTGAAATGGTTTGCAAAAGAAAACATATGAATGAAAATAGAGTGAAAAGAGGATTAAGATGGAAGATAAAAATAAATTTCAAGAAATGCTAAAGGATGTCCTGGAGGTTGCCAGAATACAGGGAAATGAACTGGGAATGAATGAAATCAAAGAGTTTTTCGGCGATATGGGACTTACGGAAGAACAATATGAGCATATCTTTGCTTATCTGGCGGCAGCACATATAACCGTAAAAGGATATGTTAAGACGAGGGTCTTTGATGATTATAAGGAAGCTATACAGGAAGAAGAAGTGAAAGAAGAAGCAGAGGAAGAAAAAGCAGAGGAAGAAAAAGAGCAGGCTGAGGAAGAGGAAGTAACAGCAGACGAAAAGGAAGAAAAGAAGAAGGATAAAGTACAGGCGCAAGGAGCAGATTCACAGTACTTAAAGATGTATTTACAGGACCTGGACGCAGTTAAGCCTGCAAATGAAGCAGAGTTTCGCCTTTTACTCCAGGCAGTCAGAGAGAAAAAGGAAAATGTGAAAGAACGTTTTATAGAAGTTCAGCTGATTAAAGTTGTAGAGATTGCAAAGCTTTATCAGAACAGAGGGGTTACCCTGGAGGACTTGATACAGGAGGGAAATATTGGACTTTTATGTGCTGTGGAAACCCTTTACACAGATACGGTTTTAGAGAATGAGACGGACTTTATCGAGGGCTATATAAGAAATGCAATGGAAGAGATTATCTATGAAAGCACTGAAAGCAGCAGTTTTGAGGAAGAAATGATAAAAAAAATCGATTATATCAGGAAAGCTTCCGAAGATTTAAAGGAAGAGCTAGGCCGTGAAGGAAACATTCATGAACTGTCAAGATATGTAAAAATGTCGGAAGAGGAATTAATTGACATTATTAATATGTCGGTAGATGGTGTAAAATTAAGTAAAAAACACGACTAAATAGAAAGTAGGGGATAGGACTTGCAGGAATATAGTGAAGCGCCCGTAACAATGGTAAAATGGTACATGGCTTTCTGTAAGAAACGGATATTTTTATTACTTTTAGCCCCAGTTTCCGTTTTCTTTTTGTGGCTTGCAAAAGTGAATCAGAATTTTGCAGAGCTTGTATTTGCAAGAAAAATATATAAGGTGATTGCACATGCAGTAAGCTTTATATCAGATAAATTTCCTATTTCACTGATGGAAGTTGAGATTATTCTGCTGCCTGTTCTTGTAGTACTGGGAATTGCTTATCTTATATATCAGCTCATCCGACATAAGAAAAACAGTAAATCTATTAGCTATTTAATGCTCTTAACTTTGGTAAACGTAGCATGTATAGCAAGCGTACTTTTTTTTATGTATGTATTTATGGCAGGAATCAATTATCACCGCTATTCCTTTGCTAAGATAAGCGGATATAATATCCAGGAATCATCAGTTGAGGATTTATACCAAATGACAATAAATCTTTCAGAGAGAGCAGCAAAGGCCAGAAATCTTATTAGTACTAAAGGCGGCGAGTTTACAAAGGACGGAAATGTCAGTATAGATAAGAGTAACTGGAAGGCCCTGGTTGCTGCAGAAGTAAAGGCTTATGCAAAGGAAGGAAAAGTATATCCGGAACTGAAGGGTAATTACAAATCAGTTAAATCGGTGGATTTCTCAAGGGTTATGTCGGCTATGGAGATTACAGGAATCTTCTGGCCATTTACTATGGAATCCAATGTTAACACAGATGTGGTAGATTACAGTATTCCGGCTACCATGGGCCATGAGATGGCACATTTGAGAGGCTTTATGCGGGAAGATGAAGCAAATTTTATCTCCTATCTTATTTGCAGCAATTCCGATAATCCGGTATTGCAGTACAGTGGACTGATGCTTGCGCTTTCCTATGCTGGAAACCAGCTCTATAATCAATCACCGGAAGATTTTGAGAAGGTTAGAGCAACCTATACAGCAGAGATGTCAGCTGATTTAAGAGAGGATTATTATTACTGGGTGCAGTTTGAGGATACGGTAATCAGTACCGCATCCAATACCGTAAATGATAACTACCTAAAAGCAAACAACCAGTCAGACGGAGTAAAAAGTTACGGACGGATGGTAGATCTGCTGCTTGCAGAGTATAAAGCAGAAAAGAATAATTAATATATGGGAGATGCCTTTTTTGTATAGAGAAAGGCATTTCCTTTTTTTCCGGTCTTTTCGATTACCTCCATCTGGAGAAGAACCTTAAGAGCGGATGAAAGGGAAATCCCGCCAAGGCCGGAAGCTTTTGCAAATTCTTTGGATACAAAAGTGTCTGCTAAACCTTCCGGCAGAAGCTGCTTATAATCGGAGGGCTTTTCTAACAGCATTTCTCCTGCAAGGTTTACAGGTATCCGGTCGGCTTTTTCAGCTCCCATTTTTTTATTCTTACTCCAGCCATTCAGAAATTTATACTCCTCCAGATCAATAAAGTATATATGTATGGTTAATCCGGGACAATCCAGGTAATCCTTTATCTTATATAATTCAGGAAGAATCTGATAGGCTTTTCCGGTCTTTGGAGACTTTCTCTTTGGACTGACTTCGCCGGATTCTTTATCCACCCAAAGCAGCCATTTCGTATGAGCAATAGGATAAACAATGGTAACCGGAAAGTCTTCTAAGAATACGGGAAGCTTGCCTCTAAGTCGGTCAAAGTTTCCTGTCTGTATTTCAATAATCCCTTCAGGGGTTAGTATATCAGCATAATAGTTTTTATATTTTATCTCGTGATTTACCTGGTCCGGGGATAAGAAATTTTTTAATACCGCATGGACGGTTTTCTCTCCAAGAGTACCGATTCCGTTTTCTGTTCTGGGTGCATTGATAACAGTATTGATGGCTTGTTCAAATAAAAGAGTATCCATAATAACCTCGTATATTTCGTTTCTTATATTAAGAATAAAACAGACCTGGAAAGAGGTCAAGAATAATTCTTTCTTGAGTATTAAAAAGAGGTGGTCTATAATAAAAACAATGCATCATGCAAAGATAATTTTACAGGGAGGAATATTCATGAAAGAAAAAGAAAATGCAAAGGAACTTCTTTCCTTTATAAAAGAGGCGACTTCTCCATACCATGTGGTGGAAGAAGGAATTGTATTTCTGAAAAAGGAAGGTTTTGAAGAACTTGATTTAAAAGAAAATTGGCAGCTGGAAAAAGGAAAAGGTTATTATATAAAGCCTTATGGTACATCATTATTTGCCTTTACGGTGGGGGCACATTTTGCAGAGGGACAGAATTTCAGAATCGCAGCAGCACACACGGACCATCCGGGTTTTCGTGTGAAGCCTAATGCAGATATGAAAAGCGGAGCTTACAGAAAATTGAATACAGATGTATATGGTGGACCTATCTTAAATACCTGGATGGACCGTCCTCTTTCTTTAGCCGGAAGAGTTGCATTAAGAAGCGAGGACCCTTTTCATCCCGAAATGAGACTTCTGGATGTGAAAAAGCCCATACTGATTATACCTAATCTAGCTATTCATGTTAACAAAGAGGTAAATAAAGGAGTTGAACTGAATCGCCAGACAGATACCCTGCCCTTATTCTCAATGCTTGAGGAAGATGTTAGCGAGGAGAAATTCTTCGTGAGTTTTCTTGCGAAGGAACTAGGCGTGGACAGTTCCAGAATACTGGACTACGATATGTATATTTATAACAGTGAGGACGGCGGCTTTGTCGGAATGAAAGATGACTTTGTATCCTGCCCGAGACTTGACAATCTTACCTCTGTATGGTCCCTGTTAAAAGGAATTGTTTCAGGAAGAAGGGACGAGGGTATTAATCTTATTGCCTTATATGATAACGAAGAGATTGGCAGTAAGACCAAACAGGGAGCAGACTCAGCACTCTTAAATCTTCTGCTGGAGAAAATTATGGGTAGCCTTTCTTTATCAAAGGATAGCCTTTATTCACAGGTGACAGATAGTTTTCTTCTCTCTGTTGATGTAGCCCACGGAGTACATCCAAATCATCCGGAGAAATATGACCCTACCAACTATACCGCATTAAATGAGGGAATTGTGTTCAAGATAGATTGCAACCAAAGATACACCTTTGATACCGAAGCTATTGCTATTGTGCAGCAGATATGTGAAAAGAGTGAGGTGAAATACCAGAAGTTTGTGAACCGTTCTGATATGCCCGGAGGTGGTACCTTAGGCCCCAT
It includes:
- a CDS encoding M18 family aminopeptidase, whose translation is MKEKENAKELLSFIKEATSPYHVVEEGIVFLKKEGFEELDLKENWQLEKGKGYYIKPYGTSLFAFTVGAHFAEGQNFRIAAAHTDHPGFRVKPNADMKSGAYRKLNTDVYGGPILNTWMDRPLSLAGRVALRSEDPFHPEMRLLDVKKPILIIPNLAIHVNKEVNKGVELNRQTDTLPLFSMLEEDVSEEKFFVSFLAKELGVDSSRILDYDMYIYNSEDGGFVGMKDDFVSCPRLDNLTSVWSLLKGIVSGRRDEGINLIALYDNEEIGSKTKQGADSALLNLLLEKIMGSLSLSKDSLYSQVTDSFLLSVDVAHGVHPNHPEKYDPTNYTALNEGIVFKIDCNQRYTFDTEAIAIVQQICEKSEVKYQKFVNRSDMPGGGTLGPIISSWLPIKTVDIGIPLLAMHSSRELMGTKDQAYLDKLMETFFGL